One segment of Sphingomonas telluris DNA contains the following:
- a CDS encoding DOPA 4,5-dioxygenase family protein, whose translation MARMLGIRDFHAHIYFDADQLDRAQSLARAARERFGVPVGHFHTDPVGPHPRGSCQLTVRPEQFGEFAQWMALNRDGLTIFAHASTGYDLSDHTEHVIWFGESEPLHLDIFAEG comes from the coding sequence ATGGCGCGCATGCTCGGCATCCGGGACTTCCACGCCCACATCTATTTCGACGCCGACCAGCTCGATCGTGCGCAAAGCCTTGCGCGTGCCGCCCGCGAGCGGTTCGGAGTTCCGGTGGGCCATTTCCACACCGATCCCGTGGGCCCCCACCCTCGCGGAAGCTGCCAGCTGACCGTCCGTCCTGAGCAGTTCGGGGAGTTCGCGCAGTGGATGGCGTTGAACCGGGACGGGCTGACGATCTTCGCACACGCGAGCACGGGCTACGACCTGTCCGACCACACGGAGCACGTGATTTGGTTCGGGGAGAGCGAACCGCTGCACCTCGACATTTTTGCCGAGGGTTAG
- a CDS encoding branched-chain amino acid aminotransferase: protein MIGEIDEVNGKSLVFEPAAKPVPADERARLLVDPGFGRVFTDHMAIIEYDDQKGWHDARITARQSFEMDPASPVLHYAQEIFEGMKAYRRPKGGAALFRPDANARRFVQSAIRLAMPPLPEEMFLESIRELVRADREWIPDTEDGSLYLRPFMIASGSFLGMRSSTQFIYAVIASSVGSYFKDAPSLSLWVTRDYVRAVRGGTGEAKCGGNYAGSLIAQAEAIRNGCDQVVFLDAIEHKWVEELGGMNVFFVFDDGSMQTPPLDGTILHGVTRDSLLRLARDMGLTVREELYSVDQWKADAESGRLTESFACGTAAVVTPIGSVKGVDGGFTIGGQSSGPLTMRLRSALVDIQRGDAPDPYGWTEII from the coding sequence ATGATCGGCGAAATTGACGAAGTGAACGGAAAGAGCCTTGTCTTCGAACCGGCTGCAAAGCCCGTTCCCGCGGATGAACGTGCGCGCCTCCTCGTAGACCCGGGCTTCGGACGCGTCTTCACCGATCACATGGCGATCATCGAATATGATGATCAGAAGGGCTGGCACGACGCGCGGATCACGGCGCGCCAGTCGTTCGAGATGGATCCCGCGTCCCCCGTCCTGCACTATGCGCAGGAAATCTTCGAAGGGATGAAGGCGTACCGCCGTCCCAAAGGCGGCGCGGCGCTGTTCCGGCCTGACGCCAACGCGCGGCGCTTCGTGCAGTCGGCCATCCGCCTCGCGATGCCGCCATTGCCGGAAGAGATGTTCCTGGAGTCGATCCGCGAGCTGGTTCGAGCCGATCGCGAGTGGATTCCGGATACGGAAGATGGGTCGCTCTATCTGCGGCCCTTCATGATCGCGAGTGGCTCGTTCCTCGGCATGCGGTCGTCCACGCAATTCATCTACGCCGTGATCGCTTCCTCGGTCGGGTCCTATTTTAAGGACGCGCCGAGCCTGTCGCTGTGGGTGACGCGCGATTACGTCCGGGCCGTTCGCGGCGGTACCGGGGAAGCGAAGTGCGGCGGCAATTACGCCGGCAGCCTCATCGCCCAGGCTGAGGCCATCCGGAACGGCTGCGACCAGGTCGTCTTCCTCGATGCGATCGAGCACAAGTGGGTCGAAGAACTGGGCGGCATGAACGTCTTCTTCGTCTTTGACGACGGATCGATGCAGACACCGCCGCTCGATGGGACGATCCTGCACGGGGTGACGCGCGATTCGCTGCTCCGGCTGGCCCGCGACATGGGGCTGACCGTTCGCGAGGAGCTCTATTCGGTCGACCAGTGGAAGGCCGATGCCGAAAGCGGCCGCCTTACGGAGTCCTTCGCCTGCGGAACCGCGGCGGTCGTCACCCCGATCGGCAGCGTCAAAGGCGTGGACGGGGGTTTCACGATCGGTGGCCAGTCTTCAGGTCCACTGACAATGCGGCTGCGGTCAGCGCTGGTCGACATCCAGCGGGGCGACGCACCGGATCCCTACGGCTGGACCGAAATTATCTGA